Proteins encoded by one window of Chloroflexota bacterium:
- a CDS encoding ribbon-helix-helix protein, CopG family, producing MTKRLSINLTKNDKAALAKWAAMTGETMSSLVRQLLRQEFHRLRLIPMVGNQKRNIEQLPINQISDHNLELE from the coding sequence ATGACCAAACGTTTGAGTATCAACCTCACCAAGAACGACAAGGCAGCCTTAGCAAAATGGGCTGCGATGACTGGAGAAACCATGTCATCACTGGTGCGTCAATTATTGCGTCAAGAATTCCATCGCCTCAGGCTAATACCTATGGTAGGAAATCAGAAACGCAATATTGAACAACTTCCTATCAATCAAATATCTGATCACAATTTAGAATTGGAGTAA
- a CDS encoding helix-turn-helix domain-containing protein, producing MSTTNYQLPSITFSTLMRAQEVADILNIKTSTAYSLMQHGDIPSVKVRGSVRVRPEDLANYIQQMRVNTP from the coding sequence ATGAGTACAACTAATTACCAACTACCTTCGATTACTTTCTCAACGCTCATGCGCGCACAGGAAGTTGCCGATATTCTCAATATAAAAACATCAACGGCTTATTCACTGATGCAACACGGTGACATCCCATCTGTTAAGGTCAGGGGTTCCGTGCGAGTACGACCTGAAGACCTGGCGAACTACATCCAGCAGATGCGGGTGAACACCCCCTAA